From the Deinococcus sp. Leaf326 genome, one window contains:
- a CDS encoding HD domain-containing protein, translating into MNREQAYALMLEHTPSESLRRHMLNVEAAMRAYARHWASLGEAADEETYAVAGLLHDFDYERHPDEHPAWAVAYLRENTDTAPEILDAVMGHAAHTGTPRTTRLSQTLFAVDELTGLVQAAALVRPDRDVRGIELSSLKKRFRNRAFAAGVNRDEVEQGARELGVDLDTHMATVLRAMQAMTPDA; encoded by the coding sequence ATGAACCGCGAGCAGGCCTACGCCCTGATGCTGGAACACACGCCCTCCGAATCGCTGCGGCGCCACATGCTGAACGTCGAGGCAGCGATGCGCGCCTATGCCCGCCACTGGGCCAGCCTGGGCGAGGCGGCGGACGAGGAGACCTACGCCGTCGCCGGGCTGCTGCACGACTTCGACTACGAGCGCCACCCGGACGAACACCCCGCCTGGGCCGTAGCGTACCTGCGAGAAAACACCGACACGGCCCCCGAGATCCTCGACGCGGTCATGGGCCACGCGGCCCACACAGGCACGCCGCGCACCACCCGGCTCTCGCAGACCCTGTTCGCTGTGGACGAACTGACCGGGCTGGTGCAGGCCGCCGCCCTCGTGCGCCCCGACAGGGACGTGCGGGGGATCGAACTGAGCAGCCTGAAGAAGCGCTTCAGGAACCGGGCCTTTGCGGCCGGGGTGAACCGCGACGAGGTCGAGCAGGGCGCCCGTGAGCTCGGCGTAGACCTCGACACACACATGGCGACGGTCCTGCGCGCCATGCAGGCGATGACCCCGGACGCCTGA
- a CDS encoding HNH endonuclease has translation MNTAGTGGEEVQRPRTAPDLNAPRVLVLNASYEPLHVTSAKRAITLLQYGVAEVLQNSEEVVRSPSTVLPIPSVIRLRRYVRRPRVHPVPFNRRNVLRRDTFVCQYCGSGDDLTLDHVMPRSRGGRHGWDNVTTACRACNQRKGNRTPDEAGMPLRTRPRAPSFGVYAHGQFAHWQPVWAQYLGAQ, from the coding sequence ATGAACACGGCCGGAACTGGAGGGGAAGAAGTCCAACGACCGCGCACGGCGCCGGACCTGAACGCGCCGCGCGTCTTGGTGCTCAACGCGTCCTACGAACCGCTGCACGTCACGAGCGCCAAGCGCGCGATCACGCTGCTCCAGTACGGCGTGGCCGAGGTGCTGCAAAACAGCGAGGAGGTGGTGCGATCGCCCAGCACCGTCCTGCCGATTCCCAGCGTGATCCGGCTGCGGCGCTACGTGCGCCGGCCGCGCGTGCACCCGGTGCCGTTCAACCGGCGCAACGTGCTGCGTCGCGACACCTTCGTGTGCCAGTACTGCGGCAGCGGCGACGACCTCACGCTCGACCACGTCATGCCGCGCTCGCGGGGCGGGCGCCACGGCTGGGACAACGTGACCACCGCCTGCCGCGCGTGCAACCAGCGCAAGGGCAACCGCACGCCCGACGAAGCCGGCATGCCGCTGCGCACGCGCCCGCGCGCGCCGAGCTTCGGGGTCTACGCCCACGGCCAGTTCGCGCACTGGCAACCCGTATGGGCGCAGTACCTGGGCGCCCAGTAA
- the recA gene encoding recombinase RecA — protein MSKDATKEISAPSDAKERTKAIETAMSQIEKAFGKGSIMKLGAESKLDVQTVSTGSLSLDLALGVGGIPKGRVTEIYGPESGGKTTLALSIIAQSQKAGGTCAFIDAEHALDPVYARALGVNTDELLVSQPDNGEQALEIMELLVRSGAIDVVVVDSVAALTPRAEIEGEMGDSLPGLQARLMSQALRKLTAILSKTGTAAIFINQVREKIGVMYGNPETTTGGRALKFYSSVRLDVRKIGQPIKIGNDAVANTVKVKTVKNKVAAPFKEVELALVYGKGFDQLSDLVTLAADMDIIKKSGSFYSYGEERIGQGKEKAIAYLSERPEMEQEIRTRVLGAIRTGNAPEVPSVPALAE, from the coding sequence ATGAGCAAAGACGCCACCAAAGAAATCAGTGCCCCCAGCGACGCCAAGGAACGCACCAAGGCCATCGAGACGGCCATGAGCCAGATCGAGAAGGCGTTCGGCAAGGGCTCAATCATGAAGCTCGGCGCCGAGAGCAAGCTCGACGTGCAGACGGTGAGCACCGGCAGCCTGAGCCTCGATCTCGCGCTGGGTGTGGGCGGCATCCCCAAGGGCCGCGTCACTGAGATCTACGGTCCCGAGTCGGGCGGCAAGACCACCCTGGCCCTGAGCATCATTGCGCAGTCGCAGAAGGCGGGCGGCACCTGCGCCTTCATTGACGCCGAACACGCGCTGGACCCCGTGTACGCCCGCGCCCTGGGCGTGAACACCGACGAACTGCTCGTATCACAGCCCGACAACGGCGAGCAGGCGCTGGAAATCATGGAGCTGCTCGTGCGCTCGGGCGCCATTGACGTGGTCGTGGTGGACTCGGTTGCCGCACTGACCCCCCGCGCCGAAATCGAGGGCGAGATGGGCGACAGCCTCCCCGGCCTCCAGGCCCGGTTGATGTCGCAGGCCCTGCGCAAGCTGACGGCCATCTTGTCCAAGACCGGCACCGCCGCCATCTTCATCAACCAGGTGCGCGAGAAGATCGGCGTGATGTACGGCAACCCCGAAACCACGACCGGTGGACGCGCGCTGAAGTTCTACTCCTCGGTGCGCCTCGACGTGCGCAAGATCGGCCAGCCCATCAAGATCGGCAACGACGCCGTGGCCAACACCGTGAAGGTCAAGACCGTGAAGAACAAGGTCGCCGCGCCCTTCAAGGAAGTCGAACTGGCCCTGGTGTACGGCAAGGGCTTCGACCAGCTCAGCGACCTCGTGACGCTGGCGGCCGATATGGACATCATCAAGAAGTCGGGGTCTTTTTACAGCTACGGCGAGGAGCGCATCGGTCAGGGCAAGGAAAAGGCCATCGCCTACCTATCCGAGCGCCCCGAGATGGAGCAGGAGATCCGCACCCGCGTGCTCGGCGCCATCCGCACCGGCAACGCCCCGGAAGTGCCCAGCGTGCCTGCCCTAGCGGAGTAA
- the thpR gene encoding RNA 2',3'-cyclic phosphodiesterase, producing the protein MNRGGPANKGGPVKIRTGSGKSVAKTPASGKSAQAKATQKKSALAPAAADHPVFSLPVFDLPVSGAPVSSGPVDRRAGQPKLARPARSADQLRLTSQPRPGSGRAAQAEDGTHTPSTLRLFYALKVPSNVAGPLAEVQRRLKGNWRSVRADQLHVTLAYLPAVPPARIGDLKALGLRLLGNRAPMDVRLRGTGYFPNEGSPRVWFVKVESDGLDELAAELRAGIQALGIETDDLNFKAHITLARKKGPAPRVPPLTFDLGWQASGAALMRSILRKTGPIYETESSFRFQGARPPAVPAPAPDPSDEIPGQEAHQETP; encoded by the coding sequence GTGAACCGCGGGGGCCCAGCGAACAAGGGCGGCCCGGTGAAGATCCGCACCGGTTCCGGCAAGTCCGTGGCCAAGACGCCAGCCTCCGGCAAGTCGGCCCAGGCGAAAGCCACACAGAAGAAGTCCGCGCTGGCTCCGGCTGCGGCCGACCACCCTGTCTTCAGCCTGCCGGTCTTCGATCTGCCGGTCTCCGGTGCACCGGTTTCCAGTGGGCCTGTGGACCGCCGGGCCGGTCAGCCCAAGTTGGCCAGACCGGCCAGATCAGCCGACCAGCTCAGGTTGACCAGCCAGCCCCGCCCTGGCTCCGGCCGGGCCGCCCAGGCGGAGGACGGAACCCACACTCCCTCGACCCTGCGGCTGTTCTACGCACTCAAGGTGCCCAGCAACGTCGCCGGGCCACTCGCGGAGGTGCAGCGCCGACTCAAGGGCAACTGGCGCTCGGTACGCGCCGACCAGCTGCACGTGACCCTGGCGTACCTGCCGGCCGTGCCGCCCGCACGTATAGGCGACCTCAAGGCCCTGGGCCTGCGCCTGCTGGGCAACCGCGCGCCGATGGACGTGCGCCTGCGCGGCACCGGCTACTTTCCCAATGAGGGCAGCCCGCGCGTGTGGTTCGTGAAGGTGGAGTCGGACGGCCTGGACGAACTCGCGGCCGAACTGCGCGCCGGGATTCAGGCGCTGGGAATAGAAACCGACGACCTGAACTTCAAGGCCCACATCACCCTGGCACGCAAGAAGGGACCAGCGCCGCGCGTGCCGCCCCTCACCTTCGATCTGGGCTGGCAGGCCAGCGGCGCGGCGCTCATGCGCAGCATCCTCCGTAAGACCGGCCCGATCTACGAAACCGAGAGCAGCTTCCGTTTTCAGGGCGCCCGGCCCCCGGCAGTCCCGGCCCCCGCGCCCGACCCTTCCGACGAGATTCCCGGCCAAGAGGCCCATCAGGAGACGCCATGA
- the dnaX gene encoding DNA polymerase III subunit gamma/tau, translated as MSAIYQRARPIRWEDVVGQEHVKDVLRAALEQGRVGHAYLFSGPRGVGKTTTARLIAMTANCQSEGPKPCGECESCLAVRAGSHPDVMEIDAASNNSVDDVRDLREKVGLAAMRGGKKIYILDEAHMMTRSAFNALLKTLEEPPGHVIFILATTEPEKIIPTILSRCQHYRFRRLTPEEIAGKLGALAQTEGVRADADALALIGRLADGAMRDGESLLERMLAAGTAVTRAAVEDALGLPPGERVRAVASALVLGDAGAALQGASALYRDGFAARTVVEGLVGAFGSALHAELGIGDPAQAEEGRLEGADVPRLLKLQAALDEQVARFARSADGLSLELALTHALLATEVPASAAPATGTGAASLPADLGARLNRLEKELATLREAPRPVAAPASVASPRREAPAARSAAPAEPEPQQETPAAALQGSWDDVVRQASMQLRAFLKPARRHAEPGYVSLSYDDKNAFHAKQIASKFDEVLRLVRAVFGAVTFELIAPEGLGRRQGAGGETGPAAAPVSRPAVATPSPVVGPAAPPPTRAPAPQPAPVEIADFDPVPRRGGRGPQEAAPGGGVPQASAGTPPPRPATRPASVATLEPPRAAVAQSTLQTPPPRPSGVQGRVPPHSPDDVAPAPLPVPQPAPWEEEHVADGPPAPADAQGGDRTPPPGTARELYLAEPITEEPDWGDLGGPVGHEGGHGGEEPLDLSSAPFAELSAPRPAPRAAPQPTPERPAAERRTEVSAAPSRPGDIRAHPMYDDIKGRFSGRVREIGKNRRVQAEAPETASDEDPAEA; from the coding sequence GTGAGCGCGATCTATCAGCGCGCCCGGCCCATCCGCTGGGAGGACGTGGTCGGGCAGGAGCATGTCAAGGACGTGCTGCGCGCCGCCCTCGAGCAGGGCCGGGTGGGCCACGCCTACCTGTTCTCGGGGCCGCGCGGCGTGGGCAAGACGACCACCGCCCGCCTCATCGCCATGACGGCCAACTGCCAGAGTGAGGGGCCCAAGCCCTGCGGCGAGTGCGAGAGCTGCCTGGCTGTGCGCGCGGGCTCGCACCCGGACGTCATGGAGATTGACGCCGCGAGCAACAACAGCGTGGACGATGTGCGCGACCTGCGCGAGAAGGTCGGGCTGGCGGCCATGCGCGGGGGCAAGAAGATCTACATCCTCGACGAGGCGCACATGATGACGCGCTCGGCCTTCAACGCCCTGCTCAAGACGCTGGAGGAGCCGCCCGGCCACGTCATCTTCATCCTGGCGACGACCGAGCCCGAAAAGATCATCCCGACCATCCTCTCGCGCTGCCAGCACTACCGCTTCCGGCGCCTGACGCCCGAGGAGATCGCCGGCAAGCTGGGTGCCCTGGCGCAGACCGAGGGGGTGCGGGCCGACGCGGACGCCCTGGCGCTCATCGGCCGCCTCGCCGACGGAGCCATGCGCGACGGCGAGAGCCTGCTCGAGCGGATGCTCGCGGCGGGCACGGCCGTGACACGCGCGGCGGTCGAGGACGCGCTGGGCCTGCCTCCCGGCGAGCGGGTGCGCGCGGTCGCCTCGGCGCTCGTGCTGGGCGACGCGGGCGCGGCGCTTCAGGGCGCCTCGGCGCTGTACCGGGACGGCTTTGCGGCCCGCACGGTGGTCGAGGGCCTGGTCGGCGCGTTCGGGTCGGCCCTGCACGCCGAACTGGGCATCGGCGACCCGGCCCAGGCCGAGGAGGGCCGTCTGGAGGGCGCCGATGTGCCCCGGCTGCTGAAGTTGCAGGCTGCCCTCGACGAGCAGGTGGCCCGGTTTGCCCGTTCGGCCGATGGGCTGAGCCTCGAACTGGCCCTGACCCACGCGCTGCTCGCCACCGAGGTCCCGGCATCGGCCGCGCCTGCCACCGGGACCGGGGCCGCCAGTCTGCCTGCCGACCTCGGTGCGCGCCTGAACCGGCTGGAAAAGGAGCTGGCGACACTGCGGGAGGCTCCCCGTCCGGTAGCGGCCCCGGCCTCGGTCGCCTCACCGCGCCGTGAAGCGCCTGCGGCCCGCTCCGCCGCACCGGCCGAACCCGAACCGCAGCAGGAGACCCCGGCCGCCGCACTTCAGGGCAGCTGGGACGACGTGGTGCGGCAGGCGAGCATGCAGCTCCGGGCCTTTCTCAAGCCCGCCCGTCGCCACGCCGAACCCGGCTACGTCAGCCTGAGCTACGACGACAAGAACGCCTTCCATGCCAAGCAGATCGCCTCCAAGTTCGACGAAGTGCTGCGGCTGGTGCGCGCCGTCTTCGGGGCCGTGACCTTCGAACTGATCGCTCCCGAGGGGCTGGGCCGCCGCCAGGGCGCCGGGGGAGAGACGGGACCCGCGGCCGCGCCGGTGTCCCGGCCCGCCGTGGCGACGCCGTCTCCGGTCGTTGGCCCGGCGGCCCCGCCGCCCACCCGCGCGCCCGCGCCCCAGCCCGCTCCGGTCGAAATCGCCGATTTCGACCCGGTGCCGCGCCGGGGAGGCCGGGGACCACAGGAGGCGGCGCCCGGAGGCGGTGTCCCACAGGCCAGTGCGGGCACGCCACCCCCTCGCCCGGCCACCCGGCCCGCCAGTGTGGCGACGCTGGAGCCGCCGCGCGCGGCTGTGGCCCAGTCTACCCTGCAGACCCCACCGCCGCGCCCGTCCGGGGTGCAGGGCCGCGTGCCGCCGCACAGCCCCGACGACGTGGCTCCGGCGCCGCTTCCCGTTCCGCAGCCGGCGCCCTGGGAAGAGGAGCATGTCGCCGACGGGCCGCCCGCCCCCGCCGATGCCCAGGGGGGGGACCGCACGCCGCCCCCCGGTACCGCGCGCGAGCTCTACCTGGCCGAACCCATCACCGAAGAACCCGACTGGGGTGATCTGGGCGGTCCGGTCGGGCATGAGGGAGGCCACGGGGGGGAGGAGCCACTCGACCTGAGCAGCGCGCCCTTCGCTGAACTCTCGGCACCGCGCCCGGCTCCCCGTGCGGCGCCTCAGCCCACGCCCGAACGTCCCGCCGCCGAGCGGCGCACCGAGGTCTCGGCGGCGCCCTCGCGCCCCGGCGATATCCGCGCGCATCCGATGTACGACGACATCAAGGGCCGGTTCTCGGGCCGCGTGCGCGAGATCGGCAAGAACCGCCGCGTGCAGGCCGAGGCCCCGGAGACTGCCAGCGACGAGGACCCGGCCGAAGCCTGA
- a CDS encoding biotin transporter BioY: MTQTIYPTLSRTLAPARSLTRNLLLVAGGAAFVLLLAQAELPLQPVPVTLQTLGVLLVGAALGWKRGFAALALYLALGAAGLPVFSGGSGTFAKFLGPTGGYLLSYPLAAALVGFLAQRFGLDRRVWGAALAMLAGSAVIYALGLPWLGAVTGLRGSALLHAGLTPFVLGDALKLGLAALLLPGVWRFFNKTHLR, translated from the coding sequence ATGACCCAGACCATCTATCCCACCCTGTCCCGCACGCTGGCCCCCGCCCGCAGCCTCACCCGCAACCTGCTGCTTGTGGCGGGCGGCGCGGCTTTCGTCTTGCTGCTCGCGCAGGCCGAACTGCCCCTCCAGCCGGTGCCAGTCACTCTTCAGACCCTCGGCGTGCTGCTGGTCGGCGCGGCCTTGGGCTGGAAACGCGGCTTCGCGGCGCTGGCGCTGTACCTCGCGCTGGGCGCGGCAGGCCTGCCGGTCTTTTCGGGCGGCAGCGGCACCTTCGCCAAATTCCTGGGGCCGACCGGTGGCTACCTGCTGAGCTACCCGCTGGCCGCCGCGCTCGTGGGCTTCCTGGCGCAGCGCTTCGGGCTGGACCGCCGGGTGTGGGGCGCAGCTCTGGCCATGCTGGCGGGCAGCGCCGTCATCTACGCACTGGGTCTGCCCTGGCTGGGCGCCGTGACCGGCCTGCGCGGGTCGGCGCTGTTGCACGCAGGCCTCACGCCGTTCGTATTGGGCGACGCGCTCAAGCTGGGGCTGGCCGCCCTGCTGCTGCCGGGGGTCTGGCGTTTTTTTAATAAAACCCATTTACGCTAG
- a CDS encoding Fur family transcriptional regulator, translated as MTMVRQTKQRAAVIEVLRTSRAHPDAAGVHAAVRTQLPSVSLGTVYRTLDALVRDGVLVTIERAGQATRYDYRHEGEEHHHAVCRGCGAIFDVEVGALPYLPKAALPSGFQVTDVRLEFMGVCPGCAERAAN; from the coding sequence ATGACGATGGTGCGGCAAACCAAGCAGCGCGCGGCGGTGATCGAGGTTCTGCGGACGTCGCGTGCCCATCCCGACGCGGCTGGGGTCCACGCGGCCGTGCGCACGCAACTGCCCAGCGTGAGCCTGGGCACCGTGTACCGGACCCTCGACGCACTCGTCCGCGACGGCGTTCTGGTCACCATTGAGCGCGCCGGGCAGGCCACGCGCTACGACTACCGCCACGAGGGTGAGGAACACCACCACGCCGTGTGCCGGGGCTGCGGAGCGATTTTTGACGTGGAGGTCGGCGCGCTGCCCTACCTGCCCAAAGCCGCGCTGCCCAGCGGCTTTCAGGTGACCGACGTCCGCCTGGAATTCATGGGCGTGTGCCCCGGCTGCGCCGAGCGCGCGGCCAACTAG
- a CDS encoding transcriptional regulator produces the protein MNWEQTEHYLREQIRAQPRGFQTALAERLGISQPAVAQFVGGGKSIPTSHLSAILDMLGLELRVQPRSDQGARP, from the coding sequence ATGAACTGGGAACAGACTGAACACTACCTTCGCGAACAGATTCGGGCGCAGCCACGCGGTTTTCAGACCGCGCTGGCCGAGCGCCTGGGAATCTCGCAGCCCGCCGTCGCGCAGTTCGTCGGCGGCGGCAAGAGCATACCGACCTCGCATCTCTCGGCCATCCTGGACATGCTGGGGCTCGAACTCAGGGTGCAGCCCCGGAGTGACCAGGGAGCGCGGCCGTGA
- a CDS encoding SDR family oxidoreductase, translated as MSKVWFITGTSRGFGYEWADAALERGDKVAATARDAASLHGLAEKYGDAVLPLTLDVNSREAAFAAVRQAHEHFGRLDVVVNNAGYGQFGLIEELSEAEVRDQFETNVFGALWVTQAALPFLRQQGSGHIIQVSSIGGISAFGGIGIYNASKWALEGFSQALATEVRPLGIFVTLIEPGGFDTDWGGSSARHAQPMEAYAEVHEQMRQARATRVAAPGDPQATRSPILKIVDAAEPPLRVFFGEAPLAIATRDYESRLALWREWQPVALEAQGGAKQS; from the coding sequence ATGAGCAAGGTCTGGTTCATCACGGGGACGTCAAGGGGATTCGGGTACGAGTGGGCCGACGCGGCGCTGGAACGCGGCGACAAGGTGGCGGCCACCGCCCGCGACGCGGCGAGCCTGCACGGGCTGGCCGAAAAGTACGGCGACGCGGTATTGCCCCTCACGCTGGACGTGAACAGCCGCGAGGCGGCCTTTGCGGCCGTCAGGCAGGCCCACGAGCATTTTGGGCGGCTGGACGTCGTCGTGAACAACGCGGGGTACGGACAGTTCGGCCTGATCGAGGAACTCAGCGAGGCCGAGGTGCGCGACCAGTTCGAGACGAACGTGTTCGGGGCGTTGTGGGTCACGCAGGCGGCGCTGCCCTTTCTGCGCCAGCAGGGCAGCGGCCACATCATCCAGGTGTCGAGCATCGGCGGGATCAGCGCCTTCGGGGGCATCGGTATCTACAACGCCTCCAAGTGGGCCCTTGAGGGCTTCAGCCAGGCGCTGGCGACCGAGGTGCGGCCCCTGGGGATCTTCGTCACCCTGATTGAGCCGGGCGGATTCGACACCGACTGGGGCGGCAGCTCGGCCCGACACGCGCAGCCCATGGAGGCCTACGCCGAGGTCCACGAACAGATGAGGCAGGCGCGCGCGACCCGCGTGGCCGCTCCCGGCGACCCGCAGGCCACCCGCAGTCCCATCCTGAAGATTGTGGACGCCGCCGAGCCACCGCTGCGCGTGTTCTTCGGTGAGGCGCCGCTGGCCATCGCCACCCGCGACTACGAGAGCCGCCTCGCCCTATGGCGTGAATGGCAGCCCGTAGCCCTCGAAGCGCAGGGCGGCGCGAAGCAGAGCTGA
- a CDS encoding CinA family nicotinamide mononucleotide deamidase-related protein, whose amino-acid sequence MLLAEIISVGTELLFGEIVDSNAAFLARELGARGVNLHRKTVLGDNLGRVTDAVRLALSRADLVLVGGGLGPTDDDLSREAIAAALGETPAEDPDLIAWLEGLYSARGRVMPQINRKQAWLIPSAEALPNPVGTAPGWFVRLTGEGGQPQYVVAMPGPPREMHQMWREQVVPRLPLPDQALYAVTVHTQGLGESDVAERLGALTRQANPSVATYFRKTGVDIRVAASAPSEGEARALAQPVLDGVRADLARWTWGEDDDTLAGATSRLLGGRTLGVIEAGSAGMLSTLLADEAGFHDAAVTTDHARLITLGLTPVTLRDAGLVSEQAARELAAGAREHLASDVGLSVVVNTRSENAGQAFVAVDAEGVSRTARINWGGAPDQVRERAAVAALALAYRALRPATGGEQ is encoded by the coding sequence ATGCTTCTAGCAGAAATTATCAGCGTAGGCACGGAGTTGCTGTTTGGAGAGATCGTGGACAGCAACGCCGCCTTTCTGGCCCGTGAACTGGGGGCCAGAGGGGTCAATCTGCACCGCAAGACCGTCCTCGGCGACAACCTCGGCCGGGTTACGGACGCCGTGCGGCTGGCCCTGTCGCGCGCCGACCTCGTGCTCGTGGGTGGGGGTCTGGGCCCGACCGACGACGATCTCAGCCGTGAGGCCATCGCCGCCGCGCTGGGCGAGACGCCCGCCGAGGACCCGGACCTGATCGCCTGGCTGGAGGGTCTGTACTCCGCGCGCGGCCGCGTCATGCCGCAGATCAACCGCAAGCAGGCCTGGCTGATTCCCTCGGCCGAGGCGCTGCCCAACCCGGTGGGGACCGCGCCGGGCTGGTTCGTGCGCCTGACCGGCGAGGGCGGGCAGCCGCAGTACGTGGTCGCCATGCCCGGCCCACCCCGCGAGATGCACCAGATGTGGCGCGAGCAGGTCGTGCCCCGGCTGCCACTGCCCGATCAGGCGCTGTACGCCGTGACGGTGCACACCCAGGGACTCGGTGAGAGCGACGTGGCCGAGCGCCTGGGCGCGCTGACCCGGCAGGCCAATCCCAGTGTGGCGACCTACTTCCGCAAGACCGGCGTGGACATCCGCGTGGCGGCCAGTGCCCCGAGCGAGGGCGAGGCCCGCGCGCTGGCCCAGCCCGTGCTCGACGGCGTGCGCGCCGACCTCGCCCGCTGGACCTGGGGCGAGGACGACGACACCCTGGCCGGTGCCACGAGCAGGCTGCTCGGCGGACGCACGCTGGGCGTCATCGAGGCAGGCAGCGCGGGGATGCTCAGCACCCTGCTGGCCGACGAGGCAGGCTTCCACGACGCGGCCGTCACGACCGACCACGCCCGCCTCATCACCCTGGGCCTGACGCCGGTCACGCTGCGCGACGCAGGACTGGTCAGCGAGCAGGCCGCCCGCGAACTCGCTGCCGGAGCGCGCGAACACCTCGCCTCCGACGTGGGCCTGAGCGTGGTCGTGAATACGCGCAGTGAGAACGCCGGACAGGCCTTCGTGGCCGTGGACGCCGAAGGCGTGAGCCGGACTGCCCGCATCAACTGGGGCGGCGCCCCCGACCAGGTCCGCGAGCGCGCCGCCGTCGCGGCCCTGGCCCTGGCCTACCGCGCCCTGCGGCCGGCCACCGGAGGGGAACAGTGA
- a CDS encoding biotin--[acetyl-CoA-carboxylase] ligase has product MPQRLLPLLSDRPQSGETLGARLGVNRVTVSTLAHRLQEDGVPLRISRAGYALDPGTPTPALVEVRGEFGRAMRYAGTVVSTQDEIRAWADEVGEPAPHGAVFVAERQTGGRGRRGRAWDTRSGVLVFSVLLRRDLSLAELALAPLAAGVALHAAATRGVPDLPLGLKWPNDLLAPGGRKVAGILLEAELRGEEARRAVLGIGVNVASAPPSAAHLGEWRPGLTRAELLGDTLAALEHWLTQPPGTVLDAWRAASVTLGRAVEVATPRGLVAGLAEDLDTSGSLLVRSASGTLHTVSAGDVQLVGALSPSFPSQGDLP; this is encoded by the coding sequence ATGCCCCAGCGTCTGCTTCCCCTGCTCAGCGACCGGCCCCAGTCGGGCGAGACGCTGGGCGCGCGTCTGGGCGTAAACCGCGTGACGGTCAGTACCCTGGCCCACCGCCTGCAGGAAGACGGGGTGCCCCTGCGGATCTCGCGTGCCGGCTACGCCCTCGACCCCGGGACGCCGACCCCGGCGCTGGTCGAAGTGCGCGGCGAATTTGGACGGGCCATGCGCTACGCCGGAACGGTCGTCAGTACCCAGGACGAGATCCGTGCCTGGGCCGACGAGGTGGGCGAGCCCGCCCCGCACGGCGCGGTGTTTGTGGCCGAGCGCCAGACCGGGGGCCGGGGCCGGCGGGGCCGCGCCTGGGACACCCGCAGCGGAGTGCTGGTCTTCAGCGTGCTGCTGCGCCGCGACCTGTCGCTGGCCGAGCTGGCCCTGGCCCCGCTGGCGGCCGGGGTCGCCCTGCACGCGGCGGCGACGCGGGGGGTGCCCGATCTGCCCCTGGGCCTGAAATGGCCCAACGACCTGCTCGCGCCGGGCGGGCGCAAGGTGGCGGGCATCCTGCTCGAGGCCGAGCTGCGCGGCGAGGAGGCGCGCCGGGCGGTGCTGGGCATCGGCGTGAACGTCGCGTCGGCCCCGCCCAGCGCAGCGCACCTGGGCGAGTGGCGCCCCGGCCTGACCCGTGCCGAGCTGCTGGGCGACACGCTCGCGGCGCTGGAGCACTGGCTGACGCAGCCCCCCGGCACCGTCCTGGACGCCTGGCGCGCCGCGAGCGTGACTCTGGGCCGCGCGGTCGAGGTCGCCACGCCGCGTGGCCTGGTCGCGGGCTTGGCTGAGGATCTCGACACCAGCGGCAGCCTGCTCGTCCGCAGCGCCTCCGGCACTCTGCACACCGTCAGCGCCGGGGACGTGCAGCTCGTCGGCGCGCTTTCGCCCTCTTTCCCCTCTCAAGGAGACCTGCCATGA
- a CDS encoding MarC family protein, whose amino-acid sequence MTSEIVAIVTQTFLTMLVVMDPIGLAPIFIGLAGNRPAFERRRIALKAALVAGGIILVFGLVGRALLEHLGISLSAFRIAGGILLFMIALDMVFARPSGSKETPEEEREAQERQDISVFPLAIPLIAGPGTLASIMIQANTAHGNPVLLLAVFAMTGVVLWLCYLALRLSGQIGRVIGVTGVHVVTRVLGVLLGALAVQYIADGTLELMRGGLRPG is encoded by the coding sequence ATGACCTCCGAGATCGTGGCGATCGTCACGCAGACCTTTCTGACCATGCTGGTGGTCATGGATCCCATCGGGCTGGCGCCCATCTTCATCGGCCTGGCGGGCAACCGCCCGGCCTTCGAGCGCCGCCGCATCGCCCTCAAGGCGGCCCTGGTGGCCGGCGGCATCATCCTGGTGTTCGGGCTGGTGGGCCGGGCGCTGCTCGAACACCTGGGCATCAGCCTGAGCGCCTTCCGGATCGCGGGGGGCATCCTGCTGTTCATGATCGCGCTGGATATGGTCTTCGCGCGTCCCAGCGGCAGCAAGGAGACGCCCGAGGAAGAGCGCGAGGCCCAGGAACGCCAGGACATCAGCGTGTTTCCGCTGGCGATTCCGCTCATCGCGGGGCCGGGCACGCTGGCGAGCATCATGATCCAGGCGAACACGGCGCACGGCAACCCGGTGCTGCTGCTGGCGGTCTTCGCCATGACGGGCGTGGTGCTGTGGCTGTGCTACCTCGCCCTGCGCCTGAGCGGCCAGATCGGGCGGGTCATCGGCGTGACGGGCGTGCATGTGGTCACGCGCGTCCTGGGCGTGCTGCTGGGCGCACTGGCCGTGCAGTACATCGCCGACGGCACCCTGGAACTCATGCGCGGCGGCCTGCGCCCCGGTTGA